In a genomic window of Novosphingobium sp. KA1:
- a CDS encoding Fic family protein, producing the protein MASDPYTYPGTETLRNRLGLTDEKTLIEAERRLTQARGAEAARLTFPATADGYRALHKHLFQDLYDWAGQDRTVNIAKGGSSFAAVPYVARELDKRFADMGAQSGFRGLPRDEFFDRLGDHINEINAIHPFREGNGRTMRHHAAQLAREAGHPIRIAAIDKDKWMEASRHGFLTGDHRGMAAVLSAAAVKRDLAPEARIGPAGIAMLPNRAPPEGQRYRVTLAKAREELERYLPAARQQAAERLRELIGESAPSTAIANARTELAYVRHAKGPIYQSHLLTYLGVRQVDAVVTAQQTPLERVREIGAALGVQINGQQSAQLQRAVRALERPILPPGHSPGQERLAELFIKNTPEKNHADPRLSPAQAIVDAAMKTAADLGESARMVATIRESTRQLVADRIKAGGSLDGEIGRAAQVQAPAPRDKDRSR; encoded by the coding sequence TTGGCAAGCGATCCTTACACGTATCCCGGCACCGAGACGCTTCGAAACCGGCTCGGCCTCACCGATGAAAAGACGCTCATCGAAGCTGAGCGGCGCCTAACGCAGGCGCGCGGCGCAGAGGCCGCGCGCCTGACTTTTCCAGCGACGGCCGACGGCTATCGCGCGCTTCACAAGCACCTGTTTCAAGACCTCTATGATTGGGCGGGGCAGGACCGGACCGTCAACATCGCCAAGGGCGGTTCGAGCTTCGCAGCCGTGCCCTATGTCGCGCGTGAACTCGACAAGCGGTTTGCCGACATGGGCGCACAAAGCGGCTTTCGCGGACTTCCTCGAGACGAGTTTTTCGACCGGCTCGGCGATCACATCAACGAGATCAACGCCATCCATCCTTTCCGCGAAGGTAATGGGCGCACCATGCGCCACCACGCGGCGCAGCTTGCGCGCGAGGCTGGACATCCGATCCGCATCGCCGCGATCGACAAAGACAAGTGGATGGAGGCATCCCGGCACGGCTTTCTAACGGGGGATCATCGCGGCATGGCCGCGGTTCTTTCCGCAGCAGCAGTCAAGCGCGACCTCGCGCCCGAGGCGCGCATCGGTCCTGCCGGGATTGCCATGCTTCCGAACCGCGCGCCACCCGAGGGGCAACGCTATCGCGTCACTCTCGCTAAGGCGCGCGAAGAACTGGAACGCTACCTGCCCGCCGCCCGACAGCAGGCGGCCGAACGATTGCGCGAATTGATCGGAGAAAGCGCGCCATCTACTGCCATCGCGAATGCACGAACCGAGCTTGCCTATGTCCGGCACGCCAAAGGTCCGATCTACCAGTCCCACCTTTTAACATATCTCGGCGTGCGGCAGGTCGATGCCGTCGTTACCGCCCAACAAACGCCCCTTGAGCGTGTGCGTGAGATCGGAGCCGCCCTGGGCGTTCAGATCAACGGTCAGCAATCGGCGCAGCTTCAACGCGCCGTGCGGGCGCTGGAGCGGCCGATCCTCCCCCCCGGCCATTCACCCGGGCAGGAGCGGCTTGCCGAGCTTTTCATCAAGAACACGCCCGAAAAAAACCATGCCGATCCACGCCTTTCGCCCGCGCAAGCGATTGTCGATGCCGCCATGAAGACGGCGGCCGACCTGGGCGAAAGCGCCCGCATGGTCGCGACGATCAGGGAGTCGACGCGCCAGCTCGTCGCCGATCGGATCAAGGCTGGCGGTTCACTGGACGGCGAGATCGGCCGCGCGGCGCAGGTGCAGGCACCCGCGCCGCGCGATAAGGACCGGAGCCGCTAA
- a CDS encoding DUF3768 domain-containing protein, which yields MRSPEQLDTIRRLNDAARSNPGTASSANVTLGFQSLPDADRFAALAAIVGFSRFDGDNDPYGEHDFGAVYRLTTGGWTQERPKDEKTIAETVFWKVDYYDNTLTYGSEVPWDEHQTKRVLTIMLANEY from the coding sequence ATGCGCAGCCCCGAACAACTCGACACCATCCGTCGCCTGAACGATGCGGCCCGGAGCAATCCCGGCACGGCTTCCAGTGCCAACGTCACGCTAGGGTTCCAGTCCCTTCCCGATGCCGACCGCTTTGCGGCACTGGCGGCGATCGTGGGGTTTTCCCGGTTCGACGGAGACAATGACCCCTATGGGGAACATGATTTCGGCGCGGTCTATCGCCTCACGACGGGAGGGTGGACGCAGGAGCGGCCCAAAGACGAGAAGACGATTGCCGAGACAGTGTTCTGGAAAGTGGATTACTACGACAACACGCTCACCTATGGCAGCGAAGTGCCGTGGGATGAGCACCAGACCAAGCGTGTGCTGACCATCATGTTAGCCAACGAATACTGA
- a CDS encoding ParB/RepB/Spo0J family partition protein yields the protein MGITTIKLSQLRLSPLNQRRVKPSAVEAMADDIAAHGLLQNLVAYEDEGLFYVFAGGRRYRGLKELAKRKRIKNSDTFPVEVRTKEEAIELSLAENFQREDMHPADSIRAFAALRDTGMDAEEIAARFGQAVSFVYKMLRLSALAPTLIDLIAKDQLSLEAARALTLTEDHDQQIKVCKAANGHAHTIRRMLTTEKVDTTSGAFLFVGRDAYEAKGGTITVDLFSQGAEGFADQPELVQELAEEKLDGIADEYRAIGWHEVRATLERPYDLYMKGSIYPATREPTEDEAARLAAIDAEIEAIAEAEGEDSDGIEPLSDERDTITEGMRAFNAEQVAVGGVALWVSHDGSLGKSFYRAKAEAKPKASSGEPQPLYSNSLFADLTRIKTQIVQEAVAADPALALDIMLDSLAGQLLHGAHSYQMALEVQAKTVATDVADELMATSDVRPVEEVMATRFASIPAEGRFDAIRAMTSDDKMALLAGLVAMTVDGTVFAGGSPGSRHHHFEQIARATGVDIAARWTAPIALFDKMRRAAMIGLLREECGASSAENCATIKKKGDLAVNVSGRLPGGWLPAPMKIGAFDQPEADPEDFDTDMDGDGIEDEDMERGELADDEMA from the coding sequence ATGGGTATCACCACCATCAAGCTGTCGCAGCTTCGCCTTTCCCCGCTCAATCAGCGGCGCGTGAAGCCTTCCGCCGTGGAAGCGATGGCCGACGACATTGCCGCGCACGGCCTGTTGCAGAACCTTGTCGCCTACGAGGACGAGGGCCTGTTCTATGTGTTCGCCGGAGGGCGGCGCTATCGGGGCCTCAAGGAACTGGCGAAGCGCAAGCGGATCAAGAACAGCGACACCTTCCCCGTCGAGGTCCGCACCAAGGAAGAGGCCATCGAACTGTCGCTCGCGGAGAACTTCCAGCGTGAGGACATGCACCCCGCCGACAGCATCCGCGCCTTTGCGGCACTGCGCGACACCGGCATGGACGCCGAGGAAATCGCAGCCCGGTTCGGTCAGGCAGTCAGTTTCGTCTACAAGATGCTTCGCCTTTCCGCGCTCGCACCCACGCTGATCGACCTGATCGCCAAGGACCAGTTGTCGCTTGAGGCGGCGCGCGCGCTCACCCTCACCGAGGATCACGACCAGCAGATCAAGGTCTGCAAGGCGGCGAATGGTCACGCCCACACCATCCGGCGGATGCTCACCACGGAGAAGGTGGACACCACCAGCGGCGCGTTCCTGTTCGTCGGGCGCGATGCCTATGAGGCGAAGGGCGGGACGATCACGGTGGACCTGTTCAGCCAAGGAGCGGAAGGCTTTGCCGACCAGCCCGAGCTTGTGCAGGAACTGGCCGAAGAAAAGCTGGACGGCATTGCGGATGAATATCGTGCGATCGGTTGGCACGAGGTCCGCGCCACGCTGGAACGGCCCTATGATCTCTACATGAAGGGCAGCATCTATCCGGCCACCCGCGAGCCCACCGAGGACGAAGCGGCGCGGCTTGCCGCCATCGATGCCGAAATCGAGGCGATTGCCGAGGCCGAGGGCGAAGATAGCGACGGCATCGAGCCGCTGTCCGACGAGCGCGACACCATCACCGAAGGAATGCGGGCGTTCAATGCGGAGCAGGTCGCAGTCGGGGGCGTGGCGCTATGGGTTTCGCATGACGGTTCGCTCGGCAAGAGCTTCTATCGCGCCAAGGCCGAGGCGAAGCCCAAAGCGAGCAGCGGCGAACCCCAACCCCTCTATAGCAACAGCCTGTTCGCGGACCTGACCCGCATCAAGACGCAGATCGTGCAGGAAGCCGTCGCGGCCGACCCGGCGCTGGCGCTCGACATCATGCTGGACAGCCTTGCAGGCCAGTTGCTCCACGGCGCGCACAGCTACCAGATGGCCCTTGAGGTTCAGGCCAAGACGGTCGCGACCGATGTGGCCGACGAGCTTATGGCAACGAGCGACGTTCGCCCCGTCGAGGAAGTGATGGCGACCCGCTTCGCATCGATCCCCGCCGAAGGCCGGTTCGACGCAATCCGCGCCATGACCAGCGACGACAAGATGGCATTGCTGGCGGGCCTTGTCGCCATGACCGTTGACGGCACGGTGTTCGCGGGTGGCTCCCCCGGCAGTCGGCATCACCATTTCGAGCAGATCGCGCGCGCGACCGGGGTGGACATCGCAGCCCGTTGGACCGCCCCCATCGCACTGTTCGACAAGATGCGCCGAGCCGCGATGATCGGCCTGTTGCGCGAGGAATGCGGTGCTTCCAGCGCCGAGAACTGCGCGACCATCAAGAAGAAGGGTGATCTTGCCGTCAATGTGTCGGGGCGGCTTCCGGGAGGGTGGCTACCTGCCCCCATGAAGATTGGCGCGTTCGATCAGCCCGAGGCCGACCCGGAGGATTTCGACACCGACATGGACGGTGACGGGATCGAGGACGAGGACATGGAGCGCGGCGAACTTGCCGACGATGAAATGGCCTGA
- a CDS encoding helix-turn-helix domain-containing protein: MKIGEIAKRTGLKIETVRFYEAEGLVSPPLRSGGNYRLYDRSHLDRLSFIKRSRDLGFSLDQVRALLRLADDPQESCAEADTIAAVHIAEIDRKLADLTALRAEIAHWGGTCTVGTVAECRVIDALSH, translated from the coding sequence ATGAAAATCGGCGAGATCGCCAAACGGACCGGCTTGAAGATCGAGACCGTGCGTTTCTACGAGGCAGAGGGTCTGGTTTCTCCTCCCCTTCGCAGCGGGGGCAATTATCGGTTGTACGATCGCTCGCATCTCGATCGGCTGTCCTTCATCAAGCGGTCGCGCGATCTGGGATTTTCCCTCGATCAAGTGCGCGCTCTTCTGCGTCTTGCAGATGACCCGCAGGAATCCTGCGCGGAAGCCGATACGATAGCTGCCGTCCATATCGCGGAGATCGATCGAAAGCTGGCCGATCTGACTGCACTTCGCGCTGAAATCGCCCACTGGGGCGGCACATGCACCGTTGGAACGGTTGCCGAATGCAGGGTTATCGACGCTCTGTCTCATTGA
- a CDS encoding TolC family protein, producing the protein MHRILAAMLAAASCATMAQAQVGPSAPFAQDAPVYTLDQAVSAAGGSAPAAEAATAAVDAARAGRTVAGLRPNPVVQGQVENVIGSGPYRGVRSAESTVGFAIPIELGGKRGARVAVANAQLSRAEIQAAIIAADVRLQVTQLYVEAVAADRRVTTARDQARIASDALRAASVRVQAGRASPLEQQRADVARINADANVERQLRLAEAARANLARRIGRPIDGALDDTLLDRLPGANIYGPVAPVDTTGTLALAAANADFSIAEAGVRLARANRVPDLNVGPAIRRLEATNDMAAVFTVSIPIPVFNNGRAAIAQATAQRTQADAQRRVTALDIEQAITDAQAQAANAATTARAASGPALAAAQEAARIARIGYREGKFGQLELLDAERTLAETRVAAIDALANYQNARAQVERLTAPAPNGGNQ; encoded by the coding sequence ATGCATCGTATCCTCGCGGCCATGCTGGCCGCAGCGTCGTGCGCCACTATGGCGCAGGCGCAGGTCGGACCGTCCGCGCCTTTTGCGCAGGACGCGCCGGTCTACACGCTTGACCAAGCGGTCAGTGCAGCGGGCGGTTCGGCCCCTGCTGCCGAAGCGGCGACAGCCGCGGTCGATGCGGCCCGTGCGGGCCGCACGGTCGCTGGACTGCGGCCCAACCCGGTTGTCCAGGGCCAGGTTGAGAACGTCATCGGCTCGGGGCCGTATCGTGGGGTCCGCAGCGCGGAATCCACGGTCGGCTTTGCGATCCCGATCGAGCTAGGCGGCAAGCGCGGCGCCCGCGTCGCGGTCGCCAATGCGCAATTGTCCCGGGCCGAAATTCAGGCCGCGATCATCGCGGCAGATGTCCGGCTTCAGGTGACGCAGCTTTATGTCGAGGCGGTCGCGGCCGATCGCCGGGTTACAACAGCCCGCGACCAGGCCCGGATCGCCAGCGACGCGCTGCGGGCCGCGAGCGTTCGCGTGCAGGCGGGGCGGGCCTCCCCGCTCGAGCAACAGCGCGCAGATGTCGCGCGCATCAATGCCGACGCCAATGTGGAGCGGCAGCTTCGCTTGGCGGAGGCGGCGCGGGCCAATCTGGCGCGCCGGATCGGTCGACCGATTGACGGTGCGCTCGATGACACGCTGCTCGATCGTCTGCCGGGGGCGAACATCTATGGGCCGGTGGCACCGGTCGATACGACCGGCACGCTCGCGCTGGCGGCGGCGAACGCGGATTTCTCGATCGCGGAAGCGGGCGTGCGGCTTGCGCGCGCCAATCGCGTCCCTGACCTCAATGTCGGGCCTGCGATCCGCCGACTGGAAGCGACCAATGACATGGCGGCGGTGTTCACCGTGTCGATCCCGATCCCGGTGTTCAACAATGGTCGCGCGGCGATAGCGCAGGCGACCGCGCAGCGGACGCAGGCGGATGCACAACGTCGCGTGACCGCGCTCGACATCGAACAGGCGATCACGGACGCGCAGGCGCAGGCGGCCAATGCCGCGACGACGGCTCGTGCGGCGTCGGGGCCGGCGCTGGCGGCTGCACAGGAGGCGGCCCGCATCGCGCGGATCGGTTATCGCGAGGGCAAGTTCGGCCAGCTCGAATTGCTCGATGCGGAACGCACACTCGCTGAAACGCGGGTCGCCGCGATCGATGCGCTCGCCAATTACCAGAATGCCCGCGCGCAAGTGGAGCGACTGACCGCTCCTGCGCCGAATGGGGGAAATCAGTGA
- a CDS encoding efflux RND transporter periplasmic adaptor subunit — protein MKSFYLAGAASLALLLAACGGKDAGNEAAANGAAGNEAAAGAEKGGAEGGHADEGVVTLGSDQIAAAGVQVGRPIIGGAGTIELPAIIEGDPQGTQVVSAAIAGRVVALTRNLGQSVGRGQTIAVIESREAAQIKGEVEAARARLQLANSNLAREQRLFAQKVSPEQDLIAARTAATEARIALTQAQSMVSAAGVGGGGLNRLGIAAPISGQIIARPVTLGQTVAADAELYRIANLSQVSIALNLKAEDAGRVRPGNTVLVKAAGRQATARVTFVSPALDPQTRLVPALATLDNRGGEWRVGEPVTAAVQLTGSGGSGAIRVPTTAVQSFEGKSVVFVRTPTGFKATPVQLGDASGDTVIVRSGLTGNEQIATTGSFTLKAEIGKGEASHED, from the coding sequence ATGAAGAGTTTCTATCTCGCGGGCGCGGCGTCGCTCGCCCTGCTGTTGGCTGCCTGTGGTGGCAAGGACGCCGGGAACGAGGCGGCCGCCAATGGGGCAGCCGGCAACGAAGCGGCTGCTGGCGCGGAAAAGGGCGGCGCTGAAGGCGGTCACGCCGATGAGGGCGTCGTCACATTGGGTTCCGATCAGATCGCGGCGGCGGGCGTCCAAGTAGGACGGCCGATCATCGGCGGAGCCGGAACGATTGAGCTTCCCGCGATCATCGAGGGCGACCCCCAAGGGACGCAAGTCGTCTCGGCCGCGATCGCGGGACGGGTGGTCGCGCTGACGCGCAACCTTGGCCAGTCGGTCGGGCGCGGCCAGACTATTGCGGTGATCGAGAGCCGCGAGGCGGCGCAGATCAAGGGCGAGGTCGAGGCAGCACGGGCACGGCTTCAGCTCGCCAATTCGAACCTCGCGCGCGAGCAGCGGCTTTTCGCCCAGAAGGTATCCCCTGAGCAGGATCTGATCGCTGCCCGCACGGCGGCGACGGAAGCGCGGATCGCGCTGACGCAGGCGCAGAGCATGGTGTCGGCCGCCGGTGTCGGCGGCGGCGGTCTCAACCGGCTCGGCATCGCCGCGCCGATCTCGGGCCAGATCATCGCGCGCCCCGTGACGCTGGGACAGACGGTCGCGGCGGACGCCGAACTCTATCGCATCGCCAACCTGAGCCAGGTATCGATCGCGCTCAACCTGAAGGCTGAGGATGCGGGCCGGGTGCGCCCCGGCAACACGGTGCTGGTCAAGGCAGCGGGCCGTCAGGCGACCGCGCGCGTCACCTTCGTGTCGCCGGCGCTCGATCCGCAGACGCGGCTTGTGCCGGCGCTCGCCACGCTCGACAATCGGGGTGGCGAATGGCGGGTCGGCGAGCCGGTGACGGCTGCCGTCCAACTCACGGGCAGTGGCGGCAGCGGTGCGATCCGCGTGCCGACGACGGCGGTACAGAGCTTCGAGGGTAAGTCGGTCGTATTCGTCCGAACGCCCACCGGCTTTAAGGCGACCCCGGTTCAGCTCGGCGATGCGTCGGGCGATACGGTGATCGTCCGTTCGGGCCTGACCGGTAACGAACAGATCGCCACCACCGGAAGCTTCACGCTCAAGGCCGAGATCGGCAAGGGCGAAGCGAGCCACGAGGATTAA
- a CDS encoding efflux RND transporter permease subunit, translating into MIARIVTWAVEKRWLVLLLTVIVAAIGAFSLYRLPIDAVPDITNNQVQINVRAPALSPELVEKQVSFPIETALAGTPGLEYTRSLSRNGFAQITAVFSDATDIYFARQQVGERLQGVQENLPDGVNPEMGPIATGLGEVYMYTVRLEHREDDKHKPGEPGQQPDGSYITPEGERLTTEEDKATYLRTAQDWIVTPLLKNTPGLAGVDSIGGYAKQFLVVPDVQKLASLGITLTDLGNALERNNTSVGGGFVNRNGEGLAVRSDALVRNAGELARTVIATRNGVPITVEQVATVKTGQAIRMGSASENGTEVVVGTAIMRIGENSRVVSTAVAEKLKTINASLPPDVVIQPVLNRTELVNSTIKTVAKNLSEGAVLVIVVLFVLLGNFRAALIAALVIPITMMLTGFGMLRAGVSANLMSLGALDFGLIVDGAVIIVENALRRLAEQQHHEGRLLSVKERLATVAAAAREMIRPSVYGQAIIILVYVPLLTLTGVEGKTFVPMALTVIIALAFAFILSLTFVPAMIAIWLSKKVEEKDGRIITWLKKRYEPGLDRAMKRPTVTIGAGVASLVVAALAFTTLGSVFLPQLDEGDLLIQSLRIPATSVQQSQAMQVPIERMMSKQPEVQFVYSKTGTAELAADPMPPNATDMFVILKPRKDWPNPELPKEELVSRIEGNLAKIPGNAYEITQPIQMRFNELIAGVRGDIAVKVFGDDFNQMNRTAEQIAAALRKTQGAADVKVEQTTGLPMLDIRVNRDAMARLGVTAQDVQDTVTATIGGRTSGQIFEGDRRFPVVIRLSEAQRADIGLLQQVQVPVAGGGYVPLSSVAEIKVVDGPNQISRENGKRRVVVQANVRGRDVGSVVADAQATIASQVRLPAGTYLEWGGQFENLQSASERLKLVIPACFILILLLLYGALGSVRDAAIVFTGVPFALVGGVLLLFLRGMDFSISAAVGFIALSGIAVLNGLVMVSSIQDLIRSGLSREEAAHVGAMQRLRPVVMTALVASLGFVPMALGEGAGAEVQKPLATVVIGGLISATLLTLFVLPTLYARFGQKVIEKPEHYNEEHEGDDHGQTFVNNLA; encoded by the coding sequence ATGATCGCCCGCATCGTCACATGGGCGGTCGAGAAGCGCTGGCTAGTCCTGCTGCTCACCGTCATCGTCGCCGCCATCGGCGCCTTTTCCCTCTACCGGCTGCCGATCGACGCGGTGCCGGACATCACCAATAATCAGGTCCAGATTAACGTCCGCGCACCCGCGCTCTCGCCCGAGCTGGTCGAGAAGCAGGTGTCGTTCCCGATCGAAACCGCGCTCGCCGGCACTCCCGGCCTTGAATATACGCGCTCGCTGAGCCGCAATGGCTTCGCGCAGATCACCGCCGTCTTTTCGGACGCCACGGACATTTATTTCGCCCGTCAGCAGGTGGGTGAACGTCTGCAGGGCGTGCAAGAGAACCTACCCGATGGCGTGAACCCCGAAATGGGTCCGATCGCGACCGGCCTGGGCGAGGTGTATATGTACACCGTTCGTCTCGAGCATCGCGAGGACGACAAGCACAAGCCCGGTGAACCGGGCCAACAGCCCGATGGCAGTTACATCACGCCAGAGGGCGAGCGACTGACGACCGAAGAGGATAAGGCGACATACCTGCGCACGGCGCAGGACTGGATCGTCACGCCGCTTCTCAAGAACACTCCGGGCCTCGCCGGCGTCGACTCGATTGGCGGTTACGCCAAGCAATTCCTCGTCGTGCCCGATGTGCAGAAGCTGGCTTCACTCGGCATCACGCTGACCGACCTGGGCAACGCGCTGGAGCGCAACAACACCAGCGTCGGCGGCGGCTTCGTCAATCGCAATGGCGAAGGTCTGGCTGTCCGCTCGGATGCGCTCGTGCGCAATGCCGGCGAGTTGGCCAGGACCGTGATCGCGACACGTAACGGCGTGCCGATCACGGTCGAACAAGTCGCGACCGTGAAGACGGGTCAGGCGATCCGCATGGGTTCGGCCTCGGAGAATGGCACTGAGGTCGTCGTCGGCACCGCGATCATGCGGATCGGCGAGAACAGCCGCGTCGTGTCGACCGCGGTCGCGGAGAAGCTGAAGACGATCAACGCTTCGCTGCCTCCGGACGTGGTGATTCAGCCGGTGCTCAATCGCACCGAACTGGTCAACTCGACGATCAAGACGGTTGCCAAGAACCTGTCGGAAGGCGCGGTGCTGGTCATCGTCGTGCTCTTCGTGCTGCTCGGAAACTTCCGCGCGGCGCTGATCGCGGCGCTGGTCATCCCGATCACCATGATGCTGACCGGCTTCGGGATGCTGCGTGCTGGCGTCTCGGCCAATCTGATGAGCCTCGGCGCCCTGGACTTCGGTCTGATCGTTGATGGCGCCGTCATCATTGTCGAAAACGCGCTGCGCCGGCTTGCCGAGCAACAGCATCATGAAGGCCGATTGCTCAGCGTCAAGGAACGGCTCGCGACCGTGGCAGCCGCTGCGCGTGAGATGATCCGTCCCTCTGTGTACGGGCAGGCGATCATCATCCTTGTCTATGTGCCGCTGCTGACGCTGACCGGCGTGGAGGGCAAGACGTTCGTGCCGATGGCGCTCACCGTCATCATCGCACTCGCTTTCGCCTTCATCCTCTCTCTCACCTTCGTGCCGGCGATGATCGCGATCTGGCTGTCGAAGAAGGTCGAGGAGAAGGACGGCCGCATCATCACGTGGCTGAAGAAGCGCTACGAACCCGGTCTGGACCGGGCCATGAAGCGTCCGACCGTGACGATCGGGGCGGGTGTCGCGAGCCTTGTGGTGGCGGCGCTCGCCTTCACCACGCTCGGCTCGGTGTTCCTGCCGCAGCTTGATGAAGGCGATTTGCTGATCCAGTCGCTCCGTATTCCGGCGACGTCGGTCCAGCAGAGCCAAGCGATGCAGGTGCCGATCGAGCGGATGATGTCGAAGCAGCCGGAGGTGCAGTTCGTCTATTCCAAGACGGGCACCGCCGAGCTGGCGGCCGACCCGATGCCGCCGAACGCGACCGACATGTTCGTCATCCTCAAGCCGCGCAAGGATTGGCCGAATCCTGAGCTTCCCAAGGAAGAGCTGGTCAGCCGGATCGAAGGCAATCTCGCGAAGATTCCGGGCAATGCCTACGAGATCACCCAGCCCATCCAGATGCGCTTCAACGAGCTGATCGCCGGCGTGCGCGGCGACATCGCGGTGAAGGTGTTCGGGGACGACTTCAACCAGATGAACCGGACAGCCGAGCAAATCGCTGCGGCGCTGCGTAAAACGCAGGGCGCAGCGGACGTGAAAGTTGAGCAAACGACGGGTCTCCCCATGCTCGACATTCGCGTCAATCGTGACGCGATGGCACGCCTGGGCGTCACGGCGCAGGACGTGCAGGACACCGTGACTGCCACGATCGGCGGGCGGACCTCGGGCCAGATCTTCGAAGGCGATCGTCGCTTCCCGGTGGTGATCCGCCTGTCGGAGGCGCAGCGCGCCGACATCGGCCTGCTCCAGCAGGTGCAGGTGCCGGTGGCAGGCGGCGGCTATGTGCCGCTGTCCAGCGTCGCCGAGATCAAGGTGGTCGACGGCCCCAACCAGATCAGTCGCGAGAACGGCAAGCGGCGCGTGGTGGTGCAAGCCAACGTGCGTGGCCGCGACGTCGGATCGGTGGTTGCGGATGCGCAGGCAACGATCGCCAGCCAGGTTCGGCTGCCTGCCGGCACCTATCTCGAATGGGGCGGCCAGTTCGAAAACCTGCAATCGGCGAGCGAGCGGCTGAAGCTGGTCATTCCGGCCTGCTTCATCCTGATCCTGTTGCTGCTCTATGGCGCATTGGGATCGGTCCGCGATGCCGCCATCGTCTTCACCGGCGTGCCATTCGCGCTGGTGGGCGGCGTCCTGCTGCTCTTCTTGCGAGGCATGGACTTTTCGATCTCGGCGGCGGTGGGCTTCATCGCCCTGTCGGGCATCGCGGTCCTCAACGGCCTCGTGATGGTCAGCTCGATCCAGGATCTGATCCGGTCGGGGCTATCGCGCGAAGAGGCGGCCCATGTCGGCGCAATGCAGCGCCTGCGGCCCGTCGTCATGACCGCGCTCGTCGCAAGCCTCGGCTTCGTGCCGATGGCGCTTGGCGAGGGGGCGGGCGCGGAGGTGCAGAAGCCATTGGCGACCGTCGTCATCGGCGGCCTGATCTCGGCGACGCTGCTGACGCTGTTCGTGCTGCCGACGCTCTACGCCCGGTTCGGGCAGAAAGTGATCGAGAAGCCCGAGCACTACAATGAGGAGCATGAAGGGGACGACCACGGTCAGACCTTCGTGAACAACTTGGCCTGA
- a CDS encoding SRPBCC family protein, with product MPRTITSSMLHGGPLRIWSAITDPDHRRAWSPLVFLDNPCQPGETECTFAIQGITRPIRTPARVDQFDKPRAFAWSCGIPYLFTLEERYELAGDDGGTRLTHSCTLRGALSLPFAAMMLRRLRSLMIEADDRLATYLRWRVGQPARGINRQRVPSRYRRKAR from the coding sequence ATGCCTCGCACCATAACCAGCTCAATGCTTCACGGCGGGCCACTGCGGATCTGGTCGGCGATCACCGATCCAGATCATCGTCGGGCTTGGAGTCCGCTCGTATTCCTCGACAACCCGTGCCAGCCTGGCGAGACGGAATGTACCTTCGCGATCCAGGGCATCACCCGGCCAATTCGGACGCCGGCCCGGGTCGATCAATTCGACAAGCCGCGCGCCTTCGCTTGGTCCTGCGGCATCCCTTATCTGTTCACGCTCGAAGAGCGGTACGAGCTGGCAGGGGACGACGGTGGCACCAGGCTAACACATAGCTGCACGCTGCGCGGGGCGCTGTCTCTGCCGTTCGCGGCGATGATGTTGCGTCGTCTGCGGTCCCTGATGATCGAGGCTGACGATCGCCTCGCAACCTATCTGCGCTGGCGGGTGGGTCAGCCTGCCCGCGGGATCAATCGTCAGCGCGTCCCCTCCCGCTACAGGAGGAAGGCGCGGTGA
- the fliE gene encoding flagellar hook-basal body complex protein FliE gives MSDTSISNVMAIRAEVIARSRALREAQPTAPPGVTPTAPASNFADTLNAVVAKVNETQEQEDVVTEAYERGETTDIATVALIQSRASITFEATLQVRNKLLSAYRDIMNMPIG, from the coding sequence ATGTCTGACACGTCGATCTCGAATGTGATGGCCATTCGCGCCGAAGTGATCGCGCGAAGCCGCGCTTTGCGTGAGGCGCAGCCGACGGCACCGCCCGGCGTGACGCCGACCGCTCCGGCGTCGAACTTCGCCGACACCCTCAATGCCGTGGTCGCGAAGGTCAACGAGACCCAAGAGCAAGAGGATGTCGTCACCGAAGCATATGAGCGTGGCGAAACCACCGACATTGCAACCGTCGCGCTCATCCAGAGCCGCGCATCCATTACTTTCGAGGCGACCCTGCAAGTCCGGAACAAGCTGCTGTCCGCTTATCGGGACATCATGAACATGCCGATCGGATGA